In a genomic window of Alcanivorax sp.:
- the radC gene encoding DNA repair protein RadC produces MDIPTFVKNEQGLYHVQGCVKPEEIVSTAATILLDELTNREALTAPTDVAQFLQLALAQEKNEVFSAIFLNNKHKVLSFETLFNGTIDSSAVYPRVVVQRALECNAAAVIFAHNHPSGCSEPSNADRQITKRLTDALALIDVRVLDHFVVSRSGYVSLAERGWL; encoded by the coding sequence ATGGATATTCCCACTTTCGTAAAGAACGAGCAGGGCCTGTACCACGTACAGGGCTGCGTGAAGCCCGAGGAGATTGTCAGCACCGCTGCCACTATCCTGCTGGATGAACTTACCAACCGGGAAGCGCTGACGGCACCCACCGATGTCGCTCAGTTCCTGCAGCTGGCTCTGGCTCAGGAAAAGAACGAGGTCTTCTCGGCCATCTTCCTCAACAACAAACACAAGGTGCTCAGTTTCGAGACCTTGTTCAACGGCACCATCGATAGCTCTGCTGTTTACCCCCGTGTGGTGGTGCAGCGTGCTCTGGAGTGCAATGCCGCTGCCGTCATCTTCGCCCACAACCATCCCTCGGGTTGTAGCGAGCCCTCTAATGCGGACCGGCAGATCACCAAACGCCTCACTGATGCCCTCGCTCTGATCGATGTACGAGTGCTGGACCACTTTGTGGTGTCCCGTTCCGGCTACGTCAGCCTGGCCGAGCGCGGCTGGCTCTAA
- a CDS encoding DUF932 domain-containing protein produces the protein MAHLVENMAYVGRTPWHGLGNQLATQQPLEVWMREAGMDWEIRETPVRFISSEAGALGQISSFPDQKVLFRSDNQAPLSVVSNRFKVVQPREVLEFYRDLTEQSGFELETAGVLKGGRKLWALARTGQTGSLAGNDQTNGYVLLATACDGTLATTAQFTSIRVVCNNTLAVALNGNTHAVKVRHSTTFDPQAVKQQLGISVSAWDDFMYRLKALSERRITRKTAEKVMQTIFTDTGYQPPGMPVKANEQAMKKAMALYDGAGRGSDLASAKNTAYGLLNAVTEFVDHERRARSTDNRLDSAWFGKGAQIKQRALEQTSLLVA, from the coding sequence ATGGCACATCTTGTCGAAAACATGGCCTATGTGGGCCGCACACCCTGGCACGGACTGGGCAACCAGCTAGCTACCCAACAACCGCTGGAAGTCTGGATGCGCGAAGCTGGCATGGATTGGGAGATCCGTGAAACCCCGGTCCGCTTTATCAGTAGCGAGGCTGGCGCTCTCGGTCAGATTTCGTCGTTCCCGGATCAGAAGGTGCTGTTCCGGTCTGACAATCAGGCCCCCCTGTCGGTAGTGAGTAACCGCTTCAAGGTGGTTCAGCCCCGTGAGGTACTGGAGTTCTACCGGGATCTCACCGAGCAGTCAGGCTTTGAACTGGAGACCGCTGGTGTACTGAAAGGGGGCCGCAAACTGTGGGCACTGGCACGCACCGGGCAAACCGGCTCCTTGGCGGGCAATGACCAGACCAATGGCTACGTGCTGCTGGCCACGGCCTGTGACGGCACTCTGGCCACCACGGCGCAGTTCACCAGTATCCGCGTCGTGTGCAACAACACCCTCGCCGTCGCGCTAAATGGCAACACCCATGCGGTGAAGGTACGCCACAGCACCACCTTCGATCCGCAAGCGGTGAAGCAGCAGCTGGGAATTTCGGTCTCTGCCTGGGATGACTTCATGTATCGCCTGAAGGCCCTGAGCGAGCGGCGCATCACCCGCAAGACCGCCGAGAAGGTCATGCAGACCATCTTCACGGATACCGGCTATCAGCCACCGGGTATGCCGGTGAAGGCCAACGAACAGGCCATGAAGAAAGCCATGGCCCTGTATGACGGTGCCGGTCGCGGGTCGGATCTGGCATCCGCCAAGAACACGGCCTACGGCCTGCTCAATGCAGTGACCGAGTTCGTGGACCATGAACGCCGCGCTCGCAGCACTGACAACCGGCTGGACTCGGCCTGGTTCGGCAAGGGTGCGCAGATCAAGCAGCGTGCTCTGGAGCAAACCTCCCTGCTGGTCGCCTGA
- a CDS encoding lambda-exonuclease family protein has product MAQPKSTAPGQRPALRLVSTKRMNREDWLKIRKQGIGASDAAAAVGISPYQSPLELWMIKTGRDGLLPAPDPDDIQSPLYWGTLLEPKVAEAYAKITGNKVRRVNAVLQHPDDDKPWMLANLDYAVVGNDDVQILECKTTGQYGAKLWADGVPEYIQCQVQHQLAVTGKQAADVAVLICGQELQIHRIERDEALIAHLYELEREFWQLVKTDTPPDPDGSDSAGNTLQALYPQDKGETVDLTDNPAMEGDFNELLDLRDTLGRLNDRESTLKQRIQQTMGLASKATFSEGSVTWKRSKDSTSLDSKALLQDQPDLLKHYPKHKAGSRRFLVRPNP; this is encoded by the coding sequence ATGGCACAACCGAAAAGCACCGCACCCGGCCAGCGCCCTGCCCTGCGCCTGGTGTCGACCAAACGCATGAACCGCGAAGACTGGCTGAAGATCCGCAAGCAAGGCATCGGTGCCAGTGATGCCGCTGCAGCGGTAGGTATCAGCCCGTACCAGTCCCCACTGGAACTGTGGATGATCAAGACCGGTCGGGATGGTCTGTTACCCGCCCCTGATCCCGATGACATTCAGTCCCCCCTGTACTGGGGCACGCTGCTGGAGCCGAAGGTAGCCGAGGCTTACGCCAAGATCACCGGCAACAAGGTACGGCGCGTGAATGCCGTGCTACAGCACCCGGATGACGACAAGCCTTGGATGCTCGCCAATCTGGATTACGCTGTGGTCGGCAATGACGACGTTCAGATACTGGAGTGCAAAACCACGGGCCAGTACGGGGCCAAGCTGTGGGCGGACGGGGTTCCCGAGTACATCCAGTGCCAGGTGCAGCATCAGCTGGCTGTTACCGGCAAACAGGCTGCCGATGTGGCCGTACTGATCTGTGGGCAGGAGTTGCAGATTCACCGGATCGAGCGGGATGAGGCACTGATTGCTCACCTGTACGAGCTGGAGCGGGAATTCTGGCAACTGGTAAAAACGGACACTCCACCGGACCCGGATGGCTCCGACTCTGCCGGGAACACCCTGCAAGCCCTCTACCCCCAGGACAAAGGGGAAACCGTGGATCTCACGGATAACCCTGCCATGGAAGGCGACTTCAATGAGCTGCTGGATCTGCGGGACACCCTGGGCCGGTTGAACGACCGAGAATCCACCCTCAAGCAACGCATCCAGCAGACCATGGGGCTGGCCAGTAAGGCCACCTTCAGCGAGGGCTCCGTGACCTGGAAGCGCAGCAAAGACTCCACCAGCCTGGACAGCAAAGCCCTGCTTCAGGATCAGCCTGATTTGCTCAAGCACTACCCCAAGCACAAGGCGGGCAGTCGCCGGTTCCTTGTACGCCCAAACCCCTAA
- a CDS encoding hydrolase or metal-binding protein gives MIKGLTITPPVIGRISIGRVVEKNGKRLPEKDDQFTITTQIQSKEGWLPHPLDEALRKETQGSKLRSIPITLPFNDPDLNLRAEYTFFERKSGRPLCAGDGENCRRHTDKGLESLPCPSPDLCDYGSHGLCKPYGRLYVQIGDDDELGCFVFRTTGYNSIRTLAARLRYFHAISGGNLATLPLELKLRGKSTTQSHRAPIYYVDLTLRADQDMKEAVTHAREEAKGREALGISQAELDKVAQAGLMNAQFEYAEDEGLQVIDEFAHGEQKNPATQQPSQALRQKLSEKQG, from the coding sequence ATGATCAAAGGACTCACCATTACCCCACCCGTGATCGGCCGTATCAGTATCGGTCGTGTAGTGGAGAAGAACGGCAAGCGTCTGCCGGAGAAAGACGATCAATTCACCATCACTACCCAGATCCAGTCTAAGGAGGGCTGGCTGCCTCACCCGCTCGATGAGGCCCTGCGTAAGGAAACCCAAGGCAGCAAGCTGCGAAGCATTCCTATTACCCTGCCCTTCAATGACCCGGACTTGAATCTACGGGCCGAATACACCTTCTTCGAGCGCAAGAGCGGTAGGCCGCTGTGTGCGGGAGATGGGGAGAACTGCCGACGTCATACTGACAAAGGCTTGGAATCCCTGCCCTGTCCGTCACCAGACCTGTGTGACTACGGCAGCCATGGGCTGTGTAAGCCCTATGGTCGGCTGTACGTCCAGATCGGTGACGATGATGAACTGGGTTGCTTTGTGTTCCGGACTACTGGCTACAACAGCATCCGCACCCTGGCCGCACGGCTGCGATACTTCCATGCCATCAGTGGCGGGAACCTTGCCACGCTACCGCTGGAACTCAAGCTACGCGGCAAGAGCACCACCCAAAGCCACCGGGCACCAATCTACTACGTGGATCTCACCCTCAGAGCGGATCAGGACATGAAGGAGGCTGTCACCCATGCACGCGAAGAAGCAAAGGGGCGTGAGGCTCTGGGAATCAGCCAGGCGGAGCTTGATAAGGTCGCTCAGGCCGGACTGATGAATGCGCAGTTCGAGTATGCGGAGGACGAGGGGCTGCAGGTAATAGACGAGTTCGCTCATGGGGAACAGAAGAACCCGGCAACCCAACAACCCTCTCAGGCGCTGAGACAAAAATTAAGCGAGAAACAAGGCTAG
- a CDS encoding helix-turn-helix transcriptional regulator, whose amino-acid sequence MSGFPERLRSARKQLGLTQEQLAEMLHVTKASVSAWESGREKPRFALLPALREVLGVSLDRLVCGLEPDSIADPVERYGAQVNSEEEATLVKRYRGLSKERRAGLLAMLG is encoded by the coding sequence ATGTCAGGGTTTCCTGAGCGGTTAAGGTCTGCGCGAAAGCAGCTGGGGTTAACACAGGAACAGCTTGCCGAGATGCTTCACGTCACCAAGGCATCGGTTTCTGCGTGGGAAAGTGGTCGAGAGAAGCCTCGGTTCGCGCTTTTGCCTGCGTTGAGAGAGGTGCTTGGAGTGTCGCTGGATCGGCTGGTTTGTGGTCTGGAGCCAGATAGCATTGCTGACCCTGTTGAGCGCTATGGTGCACAGGTGAACTCCGAAGAAGAGGCCACCTTGGTCAAGCGCTACCGGGGGTTGTCGAAAGAGCGCCGAGCAGGTCTGCTCGCCATGCTGGGCTAG
- a CDS encoding AlpA family transcriptional regulator translates to MKIMRLKEVMDTTGLGRSYIYKLASEGAFPKPVQLGGRASGWVSDEVESWILERIEERDRLAGE, encoded by the coding sequence ATGAAGATCATGCGTTTGAAGGAAGTCATGGACACCACCGGGCTGGGCCGTTCGTACATTTACAAGTTGGCCAGCGAGGGTGCCTTCCCCAAGCCGGTGCAGTTGGGCGGCCGAGCCTCTGGGTGGGTGTCTGACGAGGTGGAATCCTGGATTTTGGAGAGAATTGAAGAGAGGGATCGTTTGGCGGGAGAGTAA
- a CDS encoding inovirus Gp2 family protein, with protein MINRHPLNTNLSLHHTGSWHGYEVQLQHGPLVHEYLYRFKETLDWSLSEHPRTLAVRLDLRLPERHHFQLEFVMGRFISSLREQVKADVNRRRSEGKRVHDTAVRYIWVREQDSSDQPHFHVCLFFNKDTYRQLGSLPSAKGEGAAMPDPDVPRDSLADRPAKNLAERIVKAWSRAVGLRPDEGSGLVHFPYSCVYRVNVGSAGGEAEVAGLFSRISYLAKAKTKQYGMGIRHFGTSRR; from the coding sequence ATGATTAACCGGCACCCTCTTAACACCAACCTTTCCCTACACCACACAGGCTCTTGGCATGGCTATGAGGTCCAGCTTCAGCATGGACCGCTAGTGCATGAATATCTGTACCGCTTCAAAGAGACCTTGGATTGGTCATTGTCTGAACACCCTCGAACGTTGGCTGTGAGACTCGATCTGCGTCTACCTGAGCGTCATCACTTTCAGCTGGAGTTTGTGATGGGGCGATTTATCAGCTCGTTGCGAGAACAAGTAAAAGCTGACGTTAATCGTAGACGTAGCGAAGGTAAGCGGGTCCATGACACCGCCGTCCGATATATCTGGGTACGAGAGCAGGACAGCAGTGATCAGCCTCATTTCCATGTTTGCCTGTTCTTTAACAAGGATACTTACCGGCAGCTAGGGAGCCTGCCTTCTGCGAAGGGGGAAGGGGCTGCAATGCCTGATCCGGACGTGCCGCGAGACTCGCTGGCGGACAGGCCAGCGAAGAACCTTGCCGAGCGCATTGTGAAGGCGTGGTCACGAGCCGTCGGGTTGAGGCCAGATGAGGGCAGTGGATTGGTTCACTTCCCCTACAGCTGCGTATACCGAGTCAATGTGGGTTCAGCTGGTGGGGAAGCTGAGGTGGCGGGTTTATTTAGCCGCATCAGCTACTTGGCGAAAGCCAAGACCAAGCAATACGGGATGGGGATCAGACACTTCGGTACCAGCCGGAGATAG
- a CDS encoding Glu/Leu/Phe/Val dehydrogenase: MSDTKFAQQGMSFRESVEHMVDHAIDIMGLDAGMGKAMKVCQSVVQVSFPVEIDGKAEIFTGWRATHSDHRLPSKGGIRYAPIVDQDEVEALAALMTYKCAIVDVPFGGSKGGLVIDPKKYQRHQLEAITRRFARELINKGYLSPSVNVPAPDMGTGPQEMGWMVDTYKQMFPNDINYMGALTGKPVEHGGVRGRNEATGRGVQYALRELFRHPEEIKRAGLSGSLAGKRVIVQGLGNVGYHAAHFLETEDDCRITAIIERDGAIINEDGLNVGAVRQHIVETGGVKGFAHGDYLEEGIQALERDCDILIPAALEGVITTENAPRIQAKLIAEAANGPVTFEADRILREKGVEIIPDAYCNAGGVIVSYFEWIRNLNHVRFGRLDKRFHEARGQHVIDAIEQATDTKVPEHIVKQLARGADEFDLVRSGLDDSMRLALQEIIRTRNENPKIDDYRMAAYVIAIEKISRHYRDIGF, encoded by the coding sequence ATGAGCGATACCAAGTTTGCCCAGCAGGGCATGTCATTTCGGGAAAGCGTTGAACACATGGTCGATCATGCCATCGACATCATGGGGTTGGATGCCGGCATGGGCAAAGCCATGAAGGTATGCCAGAGCGTGGTGCAGGTATCCTTTCCGGTGGAGATCGACGGCAAGGCCGAGATCTTCACCGGTTGGCGTGCCACTCACAGTGATCACCGGCTGCCTTCCAAGGGCGGTATCCGTTACGCGCCCATTGTGGATCAGGATGAAGTGGAAGCGCTGGCGGCGCTGATGACCTACAAGTGCGCCATCGTCGATGTGCCCTTCGGCGGCTCCAAGGGCGGGCTGGTGATCGACCCGAAAAAATACCAGCGTCACCAGCTGGAAGCCATCACCCGCCGCTTTGCCCGTGAGCTGATCAACAAGGGCTACCTGAGCCCGTCGGTGAATGTGCCGGCCCCGGATATGGGCACCGGCCCCCAGGAAATGGGCTGGATGGTGGACACCTACAAGCAGATGTTCCCCAACGACATCAATTACATGGGCGCGCTGACCGGCAAGCCGGTGGAGCATGGCGGGGTCCGTGGCCGCAATGAAGCCACCGGCCGGGGCGTGCAATACGCGCTGCGTGAATTGTTCCGTCACCCGGAAGAAATCAAGCGTGCCGGGCTGTCCGGTTCACTGGCAGGCAAACGCGTGATTGTTCAGGGGCTGGGTAACGTGGGCTATCACGCGGCGCATTTCCTGGAAACCGAAGACGATTGTCGCATCACTGCCATCATCGAACGGGACGGCGCCATCATCAATGAAGATGGCCTCAATGTGGGGGCGGTGCGCCAGCACATCGTGGAAACCGGTGGGGTGAAAGGCTTTGCCCATGGCGACTATCTGGAAGAGGGGATTCAGGCACTGGAGCGTGACTGTGACATCCTGATTCCGGCGGCGCTGGAAGGGGTCATTACCACGGAAAATGCGCCGCGCATTCAGGCCAAACTGATCGCGGAAGCGGCCAACGGTCCGGTAACCTTTGAAGCGGACCGGATTCTTCGCGAAAAAGGCGTGGAAATTATCCCCGATGCCTACTGCAATGCGGGCGGTGTGATCGTTTCCTACTTCGAATGGATTCGTAACCTCAACCACGTGCGCTTCGGGCGCCTGGACAAACGCTTTCACGAAGCCCGTGGCCAGCACGTGATTGATGCCATCGAGCAGGCCACCGATACCAAGGTGCCTGAACATATCGTCAAGCAGCTGGCCCGTGGCGCCGACGAGTTCGACCTGGTGCGTTCGGGGCTGGATGACTCCATGCGCCTGGCCCTGCAGGAAATTATTCGCACCCGTAACGAGAATCCAAAAATCGACGATTACCGAATGGCGGCCTATGTGATCGCCATTGAAAAAATATCCCGGCATTACCGGGATATCGGTTTCTGA
- the doeB gene encoding N(2)-acetyl-L-2,4-diaminobutanoate deacetylase DoeB yields MQDSPITATVDFHRDGVQHGFLKLPHSHDGSAWGNVMIPITVVRNGEGPTALLSGGNHGDEYEGITALLKLANRLQPEDIHGRVIIVPMLNHPAVLNGTRTSPLDGGNLNRAFPGNPAGTLTEKIADYLTRYLVPLCDLALDIHSGGRTLDLLPFAATHRMADREFEARCLAAATAFGAPYTLFMAELEGDVLYDSVVEARGTVFVSTELRGGGTTTPQTVALAERGVDNLLRFAGILPGDPAVVASQALEIPGSEYYRISEHRGLLEFAVALGDSVRAGDVLARVHSLERTGEPPVEYCAPCDGLLIGRRHPALVNVGDTFAVLAVPR; encoded by the coding sequence ATGCAAGACAGCCCCATCACTGCCACCGTGGACTTCCACCGGGACGGCGTTCAGCACGGTTTTCTCAAACTGCCCCATTCCCACGACGGCTCCGCCTGGGGCAATGTGATGATACCCATCACTGTGGTTCGCAACGGTGAGGGCCCTACCGCGTTGCTCTCCGGCGGCAATCACGGTGACGAGTACGAAGGCATCACCGCCTTGCTCAAGCTGGCCAACCGTCTTCAACCTGAAGACATTCACGGGCGGGTGATTATCGTGCCCATGCTCAACCACCCGGCAGTGCTCAATGGCACCCGCACCTCGCCGCTGGATGGCGGCAATCTGAACCGGGCTTTCCCCGGCAATCCGGCAGGCACTCTCACGGAAAAGATCGCCGACTACCTCACCCGCTATCTGGTGCCGCTGTGTGATCTGGCACTGGATATCCACTCCGGGGGCCGCACCCTGGATCTGCTGCCCTTTGCCGCCACCCACCGCATGGCCGATCGGGAGTTCGAAGCCCGTTGCCTGGCCGCCGCTACGGCCTTCGGGGCGCCCTACACCCTGTTCATGGCAGAGCTGGAAGGCGACGTGCTCTACGACAGCGTGGTGGAGGCCCGCGGCACGGTGTTCGTCAGCACCGAGCTGCGCGGCGGCGGCACCACCACACCGCAGACCGTGGCGCTGGCCGAGCGCGGCGTGGACAACCTGCTGCGTTTTGCCGGCATCCTGCCGGGTGATCCGGCGGTGGTGGCGTCACAGGCCCTGGAGATTCCCGGCAGCGAGTATTACCGGATCAGCGAACATCGTGGCCTGCTGGAATTTGCGGTGGCCCTGGGTGACAGCGTCCGCGCTGGCGATGTGCTGGCACGGGTGCATTCCCTGGAACGTACCGGCGAGCCCCCGGTGGAGTATTGCGCGCCCTGTGATGGCCTGCTGATCGGCCGCCGCCATCCGGCTCTGGTGAATGTGGGTGACACCTTTGCGGTGTTGGCGGTGCCGCGCTGA
- the ilvD gene encoding dihydroxy-acid dehydratase → MSDPQDDPRRRHSAKVVDGPGKSAGRAMLRAVGFTDEDFRKPQVGIASTWSQVTPCNSHIGELAERACAGADGAGGKGVIFNTITISDGIANGTEGMKYSLVSREVIADSIETVAGCEGFDGLVAIGGCDKNMPGCLIGLARLNRPSVFVYGGTILPGKGHTDIVSVFEAMGAHSRGDMDLIELKQIEETAIPGPGSCGGMYTANTMASAIEALGMSLPGSSAQNAVSEDKREDCERAGAAVLHLLEQDIKPSDIMTRQAFENAITIVIALGGSTNAVLHLLGMARTVGVPLSLDDFTEIGKRVPVLADLRPSGQYMMSELVAIGGIQPLMKILLDAGLLHGDCLTVTGRTLAENLAGVAPYPSEQDIIAPLSAPLKAESHLRILYGNLAPEGAVAKITGKEGTHFSGSARVFGSEEEAQARINDGTVVAGDVVVIRYEGPRGGPGMREMLTPTSAIMGRGLGNDVALITDGRFSGGSHGFVVGHVTPEAFDGGPLALLEDGDRITIDAEANTLTVDLSDEELARRRANWQQPPPRYTRGVLAKYARLVGSASEGAVTDDF, encoded by the coding sequence ATGAGCGATCCCCAGGACGATCCGCGCCGCCGCCATTCCGCCAAGGTGGTGGATGGCCCGGGCAAGTCGGCCGGCCGTGCCATGTTGCGGGCGGTGGGCTTTACCGATGAGGATTTCCGCAAGCCCCAGGTGGGTATTGCCTCCACCTGGAGCCAGGTGACCCCCTGCAACAGCCATATCGGTGAACTGGCGGAGCGGGCCTGCGCAGGGGCCGACGGGGCCGGTGGCAAAGGGGTGATCTTCAATACCATCACCATTTCCGATGGTATCGCCAATGGCACCGAGGGGATGAAGTATTCGCTGGTGTCCCGCGAGGTGATTGCCGATTCCATCGAGACGGTGGCCGGCTGCGAGGGCTTTGATGGGCTGGTGGCCATTGGTGGTTGCGACAAGAACATGCCCGGTTGTCTGATCGGTCTGGCCCGGCTCAATCGCCCCAGTGTGTTTGTCTACGGTGGCACCATCCTGCCCGGCAAGGGCCACACCGATATCGTCTCCGTGTTCGAAGCCATGGGCGCCCATTCCCGCGGTGACATGGACCTGATCGAACTCAAGCAGATTGAGGAAACCGCCATCCCCGGCCCCGGCTCCTGCGGTGGCATGTACACCGCCAATACCATGGCCTCGGCCATCGAGGCGCTGGGGATGAGTCTGCCCGGCAGCTCGGCGCAGAACGCGGTGTCCGAGGATAAACGGGAAGACTGCGAGCGGGCCGGTGCGGCGGTATTGCACCTGCTGGAGCAGGACATCAAGCCGTCCGACATCATGACCCGCCAGGCTTTTGAAAATGCCATCACCATCGTGATTGCCCTGGGCGGTTCCACCAATGCGGTACTGCATCTCTTGGGCATGGCACGGACGGTGGGGGTGCCGTTGTCCTTGGACGACTTCACGGAAATCGGCAAGCGGGTGCCGGTGCTGGCGGACCTGCGCCCCAGCGGGCAGTACATGATGAGCGAACTGGTGGCCATCGGTGGTATTCAGCCGTTGATGAAAATTTTGCTGGATGCCGGCCTGTTGCATGGTGACTGCCTGACCGTCACCGGTCGCACCCTGGCGGAGAACCTGGCCGGGGTGGCGCCGTATCCGTCGGAGCAGGACATCATTGCGCCGTTGTCCGCACCGCTGAAAGCGGAAAGCCACCTGCGCATTCTTTACGGCAATCTGGCACCAGAGGGCGCGGTGGCCAAGATCACCGGCAAGGAAGGCACCCACTTTTCCGGCTCGGCGCGGGTGTTCGGCTCGGAAGAGGAGGCCCAGGCACGCATCAATGACGGCACCGTGGTTGCCGGCGATGTGGTGGTGATCCGTTATGAAGGGCCTCGCGGTGGTCCGGGCATGCGCGAAATGCTCACCCCCACGTCGGCGATCATGGGGCGGGGTCTGGGCAATGACGTGGCCCTGATCACCGATGGGCGTTTTTCCGGCGGCAGCCATGGTTTCGTGGTGGGGCATGTGACCCCGGAGGCGTTTGATGGCGGCCCGCTGGCGCTGCTGGAAGACGGCGACCGCATCACCATCGATGCCGAGGCCAATACCCTCACGGTGGATCTGTCCGATGAAGAACTGGCTCGCCGGCGTGCCAACTGGCAGCAACCGCCGCCGCGTTATACCCGTGGTGTGCTGGCAAAATATGCGCGCCTGGTGGGCTCCGCCAGCGAGGGGGCGGTGACCGACGACTTCTGA
- the gmk gene encoding guanylate kinase, which produces MADKGTLYIISAPSGAGKTSLVAALVDKLEQVRISVSHTTRAIRPGEEDGVNYHFTDRDTFVRQVEQGRFLEHAEVFGNLYGTSADWVAQTLRGGDDVILEIDWQGATQIRKQLPDSVSIFILPPSLETLAERLRGRDTDDESVIQQRLDGAQDEMSHYGEFDYLVVNDDFQRALYELEAIVEARRLITARQSARLADTLSNLLAKR; this is translated from the coding sequence ATGGCCGACAAAGGCACGCTGTATATCATTTCCGCCCCGTCCGGCGCCGGCAAGACCAGCCTGGTGGCGGCGCTGGTCGACAAGCTGGAGCAGGTGCGCATCTCCGTCTCCCATACCACCCGCGCCATACGCCCCGGGGAAGAAGACGGGGTGAACTACCACTTCACCGACCGCGACACCTTTGTTCGCCAGGTGGAGCAGGGCCGGTTTCTGGAGCATGCCGAGGTGTTCGGCAACCTGTACGGCACCAGCGCCGACTGGGTGGCCCAGACCCTGCGCGGCGGCGATGACGTGATTCTGGAGATCGACTGGCAGGGCGCCACCCAGATCCGCAAGCAACTGCCGGATTCAGTGAGCATCTTTATCCTGCCGCCGTCCCTGGAAACCCTGGCCGAGCGCCTGCGCGGGCGGGACACCGACGACGAATCGGTCATCCAGCAACGCCTGGACGGCGCCCAGGACGAGATGAGCCATTACGGCGAATTCGACTATCTGGTGGTCAATGATGATTTCCAGCGTGCCTTGTACGAACTGGAAGCCATCGTGGAGGCCCGCCGGCTGATCACTGCCCGTCAGTCCGCGCGTCTGGCTGACACCCTCAGCAACCTGCTGGCGAAGCGCTGA
- the rpoZ gene encoding DNA-directed RNA polymerase subunit omega yields the protein MARVTVEDCLEKLDNRFELVLVAGKRARQLQTGGKEPRVAWENDKPTVVALREIAEGHVTSESVDNPIADRSADVDELALLTQSFGE from the coding sequence ATGGCCCGTGTAACCGTTGAAGATTGCCTGGAAAAACTGGATAACCGCTTCGAGCTGGTACTGGTAGCCGGCAAGCGCGCCCGTCAACTGCAGACCGGTGGCAAGGAACCCCGCGTGGCCTGGGAAAACGACAAACCCACCGTGGTGGCCCTGCGTGAAATCGCCGAAGGTCACGTGACCTCCGAATCCGTGGACAACCCGATCGCTGATCGCAGCGCCGACGTGGATGAGTTGGCCCTGCTGACCCAGTCCTTCGGCGAGTAA